From Stenotrophomonas maltophilia, a single genomic window includes:
- a CDS encoding oligopeptide:H+ symporter — protein MSHDAVAPIAGQGRMPRQIPYIIGNEACERFSFYGMRNILVQFLITSLLLQEITAEGRAGEAKDIMHSFMIGVYFFPLLGGWLADRFFGKYHTILWFSLVYCAGHLCLALFENSREGFFLGLGLIALGAGGIKPLVASFMGDQFDQSNKHLAKLVFDAFYWIINFGSLFASLLIPLVLKNWGPQWAFGIPGILMFVATFVFWLGRKRYVLVPLPPKDPHSFANVVRTALTARVAGQGRPGLVIAALGLVLAVASFGLVGSLGIVICLCLALVAILAGIGGGTWLQLDRARGQHPAEAVEGVRSVLRVLVIFALTTPFFSLFDQKASTWVLQGQQMQMPSWFTASQMQALNPLLVMILIPFNNLVLYPALRRFGFEPTALRRMTAGIAFSGLAWIVIGGIQVVMDGGNAMSIFWQILPYALLTFGEVLVSATGLEFAYSQAPQAMKGVVMSFWNLTTTIGNLWVLLSNAAVRNDTVTHQIAGTGLSEAAFLMFFFAGFAFIAALAFGWYAKRYRMVDNYRSA, from the coding sequence ATGAGCCACGACGCAGTTGCCCCCATCGCCGGCCAGGGAAGGATGCCGCGCCAGATTCCGTACATCATCGGCAATGAGGCCTGCGAACGGTTCAGTTTCTACGGGATGCGCAACATCCTGGTGCAGTTCCTGATCACCTCGCTGCTGCTGCAGGAAATCACTGCGGAAGGCCGTGCCGGTGAAGCCAAGGACATCATGCACAGCTTCATGATCGGCGTGTATTTCTTCCCGCTGCTCGGTGGCTGGCTGGCCGACAGGTTCTTCGGCAAGTACCACACCATCCTCTGGTTCAGCCTGGTCTACTGCGCCGGCCACCTGTGCCTGGCGCTGTTCGAGAACAGCCGCGAGGGCTTCTTCCTTGGCCTGGGCCTGATCGCGCTCGGTGCCGGCGGCATCAAGCCGCTGGTGGCATCGTTCATGGGTGACCAGTTCGACCAGAGCAACAAGCACCTGGCAAAGCTCGTCTTCGACGCCTTCTACTGGATCATCAACTTCGGCTCGCTGTTCGCCTCGCTGCTGATCCCGCTGGTGCTGAAGAACTGGGGCCCGCAGTGGGCGTTCGGCATCCCGGGCATCCTGATGTTCGTGGCCACCTTCGTGTTCTGGCTGGGCCGCAAGCGCTACGTGCTGGTGCCGCTGCCGCCGAAGGACCCGCATTCGTTCGCCAACGTGGTGCGTACCGCGCTGACCGCGCGCGTTGCCGGGCAGGGCCGTCCGGGCCTGGTGATCGCCGCGCTCGGCCTGGTGCTGGCCGTGGCCTCGTTCGGACTGGTCGGCTCGCTGGGCATCGTCATCTGCCTGTGCCTTGCGCTGGTCGCCATCCTGGCCGGCATCGGCGGCGGCACCTGGCTGCAGCTGGACCGTGCCCGCGGCCAGCATCCGGCCGAAGCCGTGGAAGGCGTGCGCTCGGTGCTGCGCGTGCTGGTGATCTTCGCGCTGACCACGCCGTTCTTCTCGCTGTTCGACCAGAAGGCCTCGACGTGGGTCCTGCAGGGCCAGCAGATGCAGATGCCGAGCTGGTTCACCGCCTCGCAGATGCAGGCATTGAACCCGCTGCTGGTGATGATCCTGATTCCCTTCAACAACCTGGTGCTGTACCCGGCGCTGCGCCGCTTCGGCTTCGAGCCGACCGCGCTGCGCCGCATGACCGCCGGTATCGCCTTCAGCGGCCTGGCCTGGATCGTCATCGGTGGCATCCAGGTGGTGATGGACGGCGGCAATGCCATGTCGATCTTCTGGCAGATCCTGCCATACGCACTGCTGACCTTCGGTGAGGTACTGGTCTCGGCCACCGGCCTGGAGTTCGCCTACAGCCAGGCGCCGCAGGCGATGAAGGGCGTGGTGATGAGCTTCTGGAACCTGACCACCACCATCGGCAACCTGTGGGTGCTGCTGTCCAACGCGGCGGTGCGCAACGACACGGTGACCCACCAGATCGCCGGGACCGGCCTGAGCGAGGCGGCGTTCCTGATGTTCTTCTTCGCCGGCTTCGCCTTCATCGCGGCGTTGGCCTTCGGTTGGTACGCGAAACGCTATCGTATGGTCGACAACTACCGTAGCGCCTGA
- a CDS encoding endonuclease/exonuclease/phosphatase family protein has protein sequence MRPLAYARLLLSCLLLLPALQAQARPQAPASASSEGEPRQLTVAALELPSRDDAQWKQRREQVAQLLTDLQPDVISVQQVLQQQGRNPACWLASRLRYSCDFVTADPPSQPLRHGNAMLTRLPVSEDGVTLLHPPGTFSAAGMMRLKLGQALVNIYVARLRPEPDEATARQHQTNDLMTWIGATAEGMPSLIAGDFSASTVELVRSTPGFQPARRNPGGRPEPPAASGGGATGHGLDVLFQVKHFGGIRQQPILLPADGDLPGLRLGVMATLRLQGDTATAE, from the coding sequence ATGCGCCCCCTCGCCTACGCCCGACTCCTGCTCAGCTGCCTGCTGCTGTTGCCGGCGTTGCAGGCCCAGGCGCGACCGCAGGCACCGGCCTCGGCCAGCAGCGAGGGCGAGCCCCGGCAACTGACCGTGGCCGCACTGGAACTGCCCAGCCGCGACGATGCGCAATGGAAGCAGCGCCGCGAGCAGGTCGCACAACTGTTGACCGACCTGCAACCGGACGTGATCTCGGTGCAGCAGGTGCTGCAGCAGCAGGGCCGCAACCCGGCCTGCTGGCTGGCCAGCCGGCTGCGCTACAGCTGCGACTTCGTCACCGCCGATCCGCCCAGCCAGCCGCTGCGGCATGGCAATGCCATGCTGACCCGGCTGCCGGTCAGCGAGGACGGCGTCACCCTGCTGCATCCACCCGGGACGTTCAGCGCGGCCGGCATGATGCGGCTGAAGCTTGGCCAGGCGCTGGTCAACATCTACGTGGCGCGGCTGCGCCCGGAGCCGGACGAGGCCACCGCGCGCCAGCACCAGACCAACGACCTGATGACCTGGATCGGCGCCACCGCCGAGGGCATGCCGAGCCTGATCGCCGGCGACTTCTCGGCCTCCACCGTGGAACTGGTGCGCAGCACGCCCGGCTTCCAGCCGGCCCGGCGCAATCCTGGCGGCCGCCCGGAACCGCCAGCGGCCAGTGGCGGTGGAGCCACCGGCCATGGCCTGGACGTGCTGTTCCAGGTCAAGCATTTCGGCGGCATCCGCCAGCAACCGATCCTGCTGCCGGCCGATGGCGACCTGCCCGGCCTGCGCCTGGGCGTGATGGCAACCCTGCGCTTGCAGGGCGATACAGCCACCGCCGAATAG
- a CDS encoding superoxide dismutase: MAYTLPKLSYAYDALEPHIDAATMEIHHTKHHQTYINNVNAALEGTEYADLPVEELVKKLKSLPENLQGPVRNNGGGHANHSLFWTVMAPNAGGNPVGDVAKAIDKDLGGFDKFKDAFTKAALTRFGSGWAWLSVTPDKKVVVESTGNQDSPLMEGNTPILGLDVWEHAYYLKYQNRRPEYIGAFFNVIDWNEVERRYQEAIA, encoded by the coding sequence ATGGCCTACACCCTGCCCAAGCTGTCCTACGCCTACGACGCGCTGGAACCGCATATCGATGCGGCGACGATGGAAATCCATCACACCAAGCATCACCAGACCTACATCAACAACGTCAACGCGGCGCTGGAAGGCACCGAGTACGCTGACCTGCCGGTCGAAGAGCTGGTGAAGAAGCTCAAGTCGCTGCCGGAGAACCTGCAGGGCCCGGTGCGCAACAACGGGGGGGGCCATGCCAACCACTCGCTGTTCTGGACCGTGATGGCGCCGAACGCGGGTGGCAACCCGGTGGGCGACGTGGCCAAGGCGATCGACAAGGACCTGGGTGGCTTCGACAAGTTCAAGGATGCCTTCACCAAGGCTGCGCTGACCCGTTTCGGCAGCGGCTGGGCATGGCTGAGCGTCACCCCGGACAAGAAGGTCGTGGTCGAGAGCACCGGCAACCAGGACAGCCCGCTGATGGAAGGCAACACCCCCATCCTCGGCCTGGATGTGTGGGAACACGCGTACTACCTGAAGTACCAGAACCGCCGTCCGGAATACATCGGCGCGTTCTTCAACGTCATCGACTGGAACGAAGTCGAGCGTCGCTACCAGGAAGCGATCGCCTGA
- a CDS encoding ribonuclease domain-containing protein, whose amino-acid sequence MRNPRLLITAIALLLLGLVANHFMQRAPAPQFAPELQGAPAAQAPATPAARADGGLPAFLPAEARQTIALIQRGGPFPHRQDGSTFGNREQQLPQRARGYYREYTVDTPGARTRGTRRIVTGGDPPEAWYYTDDHYESFRSFTVPAQGAQ is encoded by the coding sequence ATGCGCAACCCCCGGCTGCTGATCACCGCCATCGCCCTGCTGCTGCTCGGCCTGGTCGCCAACCACTTCATGCAGCGTGCGCCAGCGCCGCAGTTCGCGCCCGAACTGCAGGGCGCGCCTGCCGCGCAGGCCCCGGCCACGCCGGCAGCCCGCGCCGATGGCGGGTTGCCCGCGTTCCTGCCCGCCGAGGCGCGCCAGACCATCGCGCTGATACAGCGCGGTGGCCCGTTCCCGCACCGCCAGGACGGCAGCACCTTCGGCAACCGCGAGCAGCAGTTGCCGCAGCGCGCGCGCGGCTACTACCGCGAGTACACCGTCGACACGCCTGGCGCACGCACCCGTGGCACGCGCCGCATCGTCACCGGTGGCGACCCGCCGGAGGCGTGGTACTACACCGACGACCACTATGAATCGTTCCGCAGCTTCACCGTACCGGCCCAGGGAGCGCAGTGA
- a CDS encoding barstar family protein, with protein MSHDDFGLGLHDINNAGVYAIDSDDIDALAAAMRDAGLKVIRIDLEGVADKRTLLARLAAQLDFPAGFGGNWDALSDNLRDLQWLPANGYALFLADVDALRAATQKDFDTLLEVMDETSRDWVGRDVPFWVFLSQSA; from the coding sequence ATGAGCCACGATGATTTCGGCCTCGGCCTGCATGACATCAACAATGCCGGCGTCTACGCCATCGACAGCGACGACATCGACGCGCTGGCCGCGGCGATGCGCGATGCCGGCCTGAAGGTGATCCGCATCGATCTGGAAGGCGTGGCCGACAAGCGCACCCTGCTGGCACGACTGGCCGCGCAGCTGGATTTCCCGGCAGGCTTCGGCGGCAACTGGGATGCTCTGTCGGACAACCTGCGCGACCTGCAATGGCTGCCGGCCAACGGCTATGCACTGTTCCTGGCCGACGTCGATGCACTGCGTGCCGCCACGCAGAAGGACTTCGACACCCTGCTGGAGGTGATGGACGAAACCAGCCGCGACTGGGTCGGCCGTGACGTGCCGTTCTGGGTGTTCCTGTCGCAGAGCGCGTGA
- a CDS encoding NfuA family Fe-S biogenesis protein — MIQISDTAQTHFRKLIEREGVPGMGVRLSAVDPGTPRADARLEFAEPTDLLGDEWAVDCDGFTLYVDASSVGWLDGAEIDIVAGTAGAQQLTIKAPRIKGEAPGDAASLVERVHWVVENEINPQLASHGGKVAVQEVSADGVVLLRFGGGCQGCGMADVTLKQGIEKTLMGRVPGVTAVRDATDHDSGHAPYIPRGNAA; from the coding sequence ATGATCCAGATCTCCGACACTGCCCAGACCCATTTCCGCAAGTTGATCGAACGCGAGGGCGTGCCCGGCATGGGCGTGCGCCTCAGCGCGGTCGATCCCGGTACCCCGCGCGCCGATGCCCGGCTGGAATTCGCCGAACCGACCGATCTGCTCGGCGACGAGTGGGCGGTGGACTGCGATGGTTTCACCCTCTATGTCGATGCCAGCAGCGTCGGCTGGCTCGATGGCGCCGAGATCGACATCGTCGCCGGCACCGCCGGTGCCCAGCAGCTGACTATCAAGGCGCCGCGCATCAAGGGCGAAGCGCCCGGCGATGCCGCCTCGCTGGTCGAGCGCGTGCATTGGGTGGTCGAGAACGAAATCAATCCGCAGCTGGCCTCGCATGGCGGCAAGGTGGCCGTGCAGGAAGTCTCGGCCGACGGCGTGGTGCTGCTGCGCTTCGGTGGTGGCTGCCAGGGCTGCGGCATGGCCGACGTGACCCTCAAGCAGGGCATCGAGAAGACCCTGATGGGCCGCGTGCCGGGCGTGACCGCTGTACGTGACGCGACCGACCACGACAGTGGCCACGCGCCGTACATCCCTCGCGGCAACGCCGCCTGA
- a CDS encoding 4a-hydroxytetrahydrobiopterin dehydratase encodes MADLIPLAQARCVPRKGSDHKLGEARLAELLPQVPGWELSEGGQALSRTFRFKDYYATMAFVNALAWIAHREDHHPDLGVHYDRAVVRFSTHDVGGLSENDFICAAKTSALTEQLP; translated from the coding sequence ATGGCCGACCTGATTCCACTGGCCCAGGCCCGTTGCGTGCCGCGCAAAGGCAGCGACCACAAGCTTGGCGAAGCCCGCCTGGCCGAACTGCTGCCGCAGGTTCCCGGCTGGGAGCTGAGCGAGGGCGGCCAGGCCCTGTCGCGCACCTTCCGCTTCAAGGATTACTACGCCACCATGGCCTTCGTGAACGCGCTGGCCTGGATCGCCCACCGCGAGGACCACCATCCGGACCTGGGCGTGCACTACGACCGCGCGGTCGTGCGCTTCTCCACCCACGATGTGGGCGGCCTGAGCGAGAACGACTTCATCTGCGCGGCAAAGACTTCGGCCCTGACGGAGCAACTGCCATGA
- a CDS encoding energy transducer TonB has protein sequence MNVRLLSLSLFAATGLAGCGASEPPAPPPPPPTEVAAVKTPPPQYPLELACMGVGGTSTFKVTIGTDGKPSEVVLLTGAGNPQLDELAKAAVQGWQFNAATRNGQPVPATIQVPVSFNPPQPKPDQCFAIEERLRRGG, from the coding sequence ATGAACGTACGCCTGCTGAGCCTGTCCCTGTTCGCTGCGACCGGCCTGGCCGGCTGCGGCGCGTCCGAACCGCCGGCACCGCCACCGCCGCCGCCGACCGAAGTGGCCGCGGTGAAGACGCCGCCGCCGCAGTACCCGCTGGAACTGGCCTGCATGGGCGTGGGCGGCACCAGCACCTTCAAGGTCACCATCGGTACCGACGGCAAGCCCAGCGAGGTCGTCCTGCTGACCGGCGCCGGCAACCCGCAGCTGGACGAGCTGGCCAAGGCCGCCGTGCAGGGCTGGCAGTTCAACGCCGCCACCCGCAACGGCCAGCCGGTGCCGGCCACCATCCAGGTGCCGGTCAGCTTCAACCCACCGCAGCCGAAGCCGGACCAGTGCTTCGCCATCGAAGAACGCTTGCGCCGCGGCGGTTGA
- the zupT gene encoding zinc transporter ZupT: protein MLQIPPENVWIALAVTLAAGLATAIGSLLVLFSRRPNPRLLAFGLAFAGGAMVYVSLSEILNKSIASFALAYGERTGFTYGTLAFLLGVIVIVLIDHFIPNPHDSLDKQDPAFRENSREYLKRVALLTSIAITAHNFPEGLATFFATLESPSVGMPLAFAIAIHNIPEGIAIAVPVYFATQNKFYAFSASLLSGLAEPVGAALGYWLLSGSLSHATFGWVFGLIAGVMVFLALDELLPAAKRYAKGHETVYGLVAGMGTLAISLVLFKW from the coding sequence ATGCTGCAGATTCCCCCGGAAAACGTCTGGATCGCGCTCGCGGTCACCCTCGCGGCCGGTCTGGCCACCGCCATCGGCAGCCTGCTGGTGCTGTTCTCGCGCCGGCCCAATCCGCGCCTGCTGGCCTTCGGGCTGGCCTTCGCCGGCGGTGCCATGGTCTACGTGTCGCTGTCGGAGATCCTCAACAAGTCCATTGCGTCCTTCGCGCTGGCCTATGGCGAGCGCACCGGCTTCACCTACGGCACCCTGGCGTTCCTGCTGGGCGTGATCGTGATCGTACTGATCGACCATTTCATTCCCAACCCGCATGACAGCCTGGACAAGCAGGACCCGGCATTCCGCGAGAACAGCCGCGAGTACCTGAAGCGCGTCGCCCTGCTGACCTCGATCGCCATCACCGCACACAACTTCCCGGAAGGGCTGGCAACGTTCTTCGCGACCCTGGAGAGCCCATCGGTGGGCATGCCGCTGGCCTTCGCCATCGCCATCCACAACATCCCCGAGGGCATCGCGATCGCGGTGCCGGTGTACTTCGCCACCCAGAACAAGTTCTACGCGTTCAGCGCCAGTCTGCTGTCGGGCCTGGCCGAGCCGGTGGGCGCGGCGCTGGGCTACTGGCTGCTGTCCGGATCGCTGTCGCACGCCACCTTCGGCTGGGTGTTCGGGCTGATTGCCGGCGTGATGGTGTTCCTGGCCCTGGATGAACTGCTGCCGGCGGCCAAGCGCTATGCCAAGGGCCACGAAACCGTGTACGGGCTGGTGGCGGGCATGGGCACGCTGGCAATCAGCCTGGTGCTGTTCAAGTGGTGA
- a CDS encoding RluA family pseudouridine synthase, translated as MTAQDPTKPAGDKPSVRMITVPADRAGQRLDNFLLGQLKGAPRSLVYKLVRSGQVRVNGGRAKAERKLEAGDEVRVPPVRLTEEGDKAGPPEAFMRRLEQAIVFEDARLLALNKPTGVASHGGSGISFGAIETLRALRPGQTLELVHRLDRDTSGLLIVAKKRSALSELQALLREDHGAGIRKRYLTLLTGRMPDGVMTVDAPLHVGLRQGGERHVQVNAIGKESISHFRVLERRGGHSYCEVRIETGRTHQIRVHAQHLGHPVAGDDKYGDPVVNKRLREQIGLKRLFLHAASLEFALDDGKSPYVLNAPLADELVEALDRLK; from the coding sequence ATGACCGCCCAAGACCCCACCAAGCCCGCTGGCGACAAGCCTTCCGTGCGCATGATCACCGTTCCCGCCGACCGCGCCGGCCAGCGCCTGGACAACTTCCTGCTCGGCCAGCTGAAAGGCGCCCCGCGCAGCCTGGTCTACAAGCTGGTGCGCAGCGGACAGGTGCGGGTGAACGGCGGCCGGGCCAAGGCCGAACGCAAGCTGGAGGCCGGAGACGAGGTGCGTGTGCCACCGGTTCGTCTCACCGAAGAGGGAGACAAGGCCGGTCCGCCGGAGGCGTTCATGCGTCGGCTGGAGCAGGCCATCGTCTTCGAGGACGCCCGCCTGCTGGCCCTGAACAAGCCCACCGGCGTGGCCAGCCACGGCGGCAGCGGCATCAGTTTCGGCGCCATCGAGACCCTGCGTGCGCTGCGCCCGGGGCAGACCCTGGAGCTGGTCCACCGGTTGGATCGCGACACATCGGGCCTGCTGATCGTGGCCAAGAAGCGCTCGGCGCTGAGCGAGCTGCAGGCGCTGCTGCGTGAAGACCACGGCGCCGGCATCCGCAAGCGCTACCTGACCCTGCTGACCGGGCGCATGCCCGACGGCGTGATGACGGTCGATGCGCCGCTGCACGTGGGCCTGCGCCAGGGCGGCGAGCGCCATGTGCAGGTCAACGCGATCGGCAAGGAGTCGATCAGCCACTTCCGCGTGCTCGAGCGTCGCGGCGGGCATTCGTACTGCGAGGTCCGCATCGAGACCGGCCGCACGCACCAGATCCGCGTGCATGCCCAGCACCTGGGGCACCCGGTGGCCGGTGACGACAAGTACGGCGATCCGGTCGTCAACAAGCGGCTTCGTGAGCAGATCGGGCTGAAGCGCCTGTTCCTGCATGCGGCGTCGCTGGAGTTCGCACTGGACGACGGCAAGAGCCCGTACGTGCTGAACGCGCCGCTGGCCGATGAGCTGGTCGAGGCGCTGGATCGGCTGAAGTAG